The genomic region GATGACGAATCAGGGTTTGCGTTGGCTTGGATCGGGCGAAGTCGATTCCGGCGGGGGCAAAACGCCTGGCGTGGTGGTTCCCATTGCGGTCACCGTTGCGACGGCTAACCCGATCGGCCTGATCGTCATGGGCGGAGCGAAAGTGGCCGGTGAAGTATCGGGCAGAAGCACGATCGAAGGCACCGCCAAGCGGACCGCTGACTTTATCGCAAAGGAACTGAAAGTGAAATTCAAGGAGCAGGGTTGGATCGATTAAGTCGGCCCTACCGTTGGAATAACAAGCTTGATTACAAAGGGGGCTAGCGGATCATGCCAAAAGAAGTCTTAACACCGAATTCCACCGAAAGATTCAGCCTTGACCGTTGCAAAGCGATGGCCGATGCTGTGTTTGCCATCGTCATGACGCTGTTGGTTTTGGGGATCGACATTCCTCCCGACCACCGATTTTCCGAACAGGGGCTGATCGTATTCCTGGAGCGTATCGGTTTCGACCGGTTCATCTACGGAGTCAGCTTCTGGCTCGCCGGTACTTATTGGATTCTGCTCGTCGCAATCATGAGTTATTTCCGGCAGGGAAGCCGGGCGTTGGTCTGGCTCAATATGCTTCTCTTGTTTCCCGTCACGCTGCTGCCGTTCATCACGGAACTCAAAGGTGCCTATCGCCACGAGGCATTGGTGACCCTGCTCTTCGGCGTCGTTCAAATTCTCATCGGGCTTGCTCTCATCGCACTTTGGAGGTATGCGGTTTCTCATCCCCAGTTGCTTGACCGTACGGTGGAAGAAATCATCCGTCGGAAAGTGACCCGGCGACTATTTGTGAGCCCTATCATTATCAGCGTGATAGCTGTTCCCCTTTCTTTTCTGAGTATGCAGCTGAGCAGCCTATTCTTTGTGAGTATCCCGCTGTATCACCTATCTCTACGAGCGTTCGAGTAAAAATTGCTCTGATCTCCGAAATGAAAGGAGAGTGACCGATGGCTCCGCGCGGCCGGTTGTGCTGCTGGAGACAAGCCCAGATGCTCTCGGCACGCCGGCCACGTGAATGGTTTGAATCCTGTGCCGGTCTCGATCGAGTTCGATTGCGCCCAACCGGCTGAAATATGGACGATTTCCCGATTCGACGGTTTGCGAATGGTTCGGTTCGTCGTAGTGTCGTTCGCCGCCGCTATTAAGAAAAACCAACCCAACCCGAAAATAAGGAGAACTGCCATGACCGTTAAAAACGGTTTTTTCACATCCGTCAAACCCATAGTGGTTGTCGCAGCCTTGTCGGCGATCTCGACTTTCCATGATGCCGAAGCCACCGAAGGTGGCATGAGCCATTACGTTCCCGGCGCTTACAACGATTTCTTCATGAATTTGCAGGTCGATCCCGGTTTTTATTTCCGCGACGATCTCATGTATTACAACGCTCAATTCCCGAATGAAGTGACCTTGGGTAGGAATATCGTCGCCAATGCCGATCTGGCCATGTGGACCACTACCTTCAAATTGGTCTATGTCAGCGATTTTGAAATCCTTGGCGCGCGCTATGGAGCCGGCTTGTTTCTGCCGGTGGTGTTCGATGCCAAAGTGGAAGCCCGACTGGAAGCGGGGCCCTTC from Methylohalobius crimeensis 10Ki harbors:
- a CDS encoding TMEM175 family protein, which gives rise to MPKEVLTPNSTERFSLDRCKAMADAVFAIVMTLLVLGIDIPPDHRFSEQGLIVFLERIGFDRFIYGVSFWLAGTYWILLVAIMSYFRQGSRALVWLNMLLLFPVTLLPFITELKGAYRHEALVTLLFGVVQILIGLALIALWRYAVSHPQLLDRTVEEIIRRKVTRRLFVSPIIISVIAVPLSFLSMQLSSLFFVSIPLYHLSLRAFE